TTCATGGTGTCTCCTCCTTGCCTTCCAGGGCGGCGCATGTCGCTTGAATCGCATCAAAACACGCGTCGGTGAATCCCATGTCCTGCCAGCCAAGTGGTGCCGTGCGAATCGGACGATGGCGGCGTTTGTCGATGGAAAGAATATACTCGTATGTGGTGGAGCATGTGGAAAGCTCTTGTAGTGAGGTGGTGTATGCGGACAGTAGGGCGTCGCGGCTAGCGGGATCGCTAATCTTTTTGGCCCGCTCGATCCTCCTGAGTAGATCTTTTCTGATTCTAGACCGAACCCGAGCATCCGAGAGAGACATCAGGCCACCCCCTCGCCGATCACCATCTCCAACGCGGTGAGGCTCGCCTTCAGCCCCGACGCCCCGCCGCCGCCGGGTCCGGCGTAGAACAGGAACAGGCGTTCGACCAGACCCGGGATGGGGCGGCCTTCGGAGTCGAGAACGTCTTCCAGGAAGGAGGGATCGATCTCGATTTCCAGGCTCGCCTTCAGCACCACCTTCGGAGGGGTGGCGGTGAGGTGATCCACCGCGGCACAGAAGTTTTGAGATGCGACTTGCACCTCGGCTTCGGTGGTCATGTGGTGGCCTCCTGGACGACCTGCTCCAGATCCACGGTGCCGGCCCGCACTGCGTTCACCGCCGCCCAGATTGCTTCGACGGTTTCGGGGACGCGGGGCTCGGGGACTCTCGCACTGATGAGGATGGTCTGCCGGAGTCTCCCGTGGGCGACGACGGCGTGCAGCCGGACAAGGTTTGATGTGCCAAACTGCGGGCGCACGATCTTGATGAGGGCGAGGTCGTCGGCGAGGAAGGTTTGATCCCGGATCCTGCAGATGGCAGGGGGTTGGAGGGCGACTTGGGTGGTCGCGGTTGTGGTGGCTGGCATTCAGGCCACCTCGATGATGGGGGTGCGGTGCGATACCGGGACGCCGCTGCCAGCACCACGGATTCGCACCTCTGTGGGTGGCCGGTTCAAGATCTCGCGCTCTTTTATAGTACTGCAGCCAACGGTTACAATGGCAGTTCCCGCCCGGGCCGACCAAAGCAGGGGTTGAGGGCTGCCAATACTTTTTTTCATACGTTCTTTCATTTTACTTCCTCCTTTTCTATACTACCGGGAGTATATCGCTCCCTTGTATAGGGCTATACCCATAACTACATAAATCTTTCTAATCGCACCGCCGCACACAAAACTACACAAAAAAATACATAAGTATATAATGTAATGGTGGATATGATATTCCATGCCCATTGTAACTCCCGAACTGTACAACCCCGAAGAAGTAGCCGAGATATTGGGTGTCAGCCCACATACTGTCCGGCAATGGTGCCGCGATGGAAGAATAAAGGCCATGAAAATTGGGAGATTGTGGAAGGTTCACAGA
The Methanofollis sp. W23 genome window above contains:
- a CDS encoding helix-turn-helix domain-containing protein, coding for MPIVTPELYNPEEVAEILGVSPHTVRQWCRDGRIKAMKIGRLWKVHRSEIDKIMENGLPLDEEGETQEYK